One Magnetococcales bacterium genomic region harbors:
- a CDS encoding M18 family aminopeptidase, whose amino-acid sequence MERLTQFLHAAPTPWHAIEQMEKILMAHGFSRLAEDASWSLEPGGRYLVKRQPGAMIAFVMPRRGSGYDTTGRETKAHGAEGPFPIHLACTHSDSPCLKLKANPCKKKGEHLVLDVEVYGSPLLSTWFDRGLGLAGEITLAGPGGQLRHRLLDFGEPVAIVPSLAIHLNREAGDGGKIRRHDDLSPILLHPGFFGDRDPSAIFRSAILECLATRYPSEMFSQCVPVSWDLSLYDVAPPQTMGGGAGWITGGRLDNLLSCFAAVTALAESVTERDQRTGEPGGAEVLVPMFACFNHEECGSLSPTGAQGNFLPAVLGRILGYSEGFQRSMSRSLMVSIDNAHGVHPNFIDRHDGNNAPMLNAGVVFKHNANQRYAHSTIAEGRLKGLCRSLEIPWQEFAMRADLTCGSTIGPMLAAALGIHAIDLGIASWAMHSIRETAGLQDVADLRRLLRRFFASG is encoded by the coding sequence ATGGAACGACTCACCCAGTTTCTTCATGCCGCGCCCACGCCCTGGCATGCCATCGAACAGATGGAAAAAATTCTGATGGCGCATGGTTTTTCCCGACTGGCCGAGGATGCCTCCTGGTCACTCGAACCGGGCGGGCGTTATCTGGTCAAGCGCCAGCCGGGGGCGATGATCGCCTTTGTCATGCCGCGGCGGGGATCGGGATACGACACAACGGGACGCGAAACGAAGGCTCATGGAGCCGAAGGTCCGTTCCCGATCCATCTGGCCTGTACCCATTCTGACAGTCCCTGTCTGAAACTCAAAGCCAATCCCTGCAAGAAAAAGGGAGAACACCTTGTCCTGGATGTCGAGGTCTATGGTTCACCCTTGCTATCGACCTGGTTCGACCGTGGTCTTGGCCTGGCGGGCGAGATCACCCTGGCGGGTCCTGGCGGCCAATTGCGGCACAGGCTTCTGGACTTTGGCGAGCCGGTGGCGATTGTACCCAGTCTGGCGATACACCTCAATCGGGAAGCGGGCGATGGCGGCAAAATTCGCCGTCATGATGATCTTTCGCCGATTCTTCTCCACCCCGGTTTTTTCGGTGACCGGGATCCTTCGGCCATTTTTCGTTCCGCCATTCTTGAATGTCTGGCCACCAGGTATCCTTCGGAGATGTTTTCGCAATGTGTTCCCGTCTCCTGGGACCTTTCATTATACGATGTCGCCCCACCGCAAACCATGGGCGGCGGGGCGGGATGGATCACGGGGGGGCGGCTGGATAACCTGTTGAGTTGTTTTGCCGCGGTGACCGCTCTGGCCGAGTCGGTGACGGAGCGGGACCAGCGCACGGGGGAACCGGGCGGGGCGGAGGTCCTCGTACCGATGTTCGCCTGTTTCAACCATGAGGAGTGCGGCAGTCTCAGTCCCACGGGTGCCCAGGGCAATTTTCTCCCTGCGGTTCTCGGACGGATTCTGGGTTATTCGGAAGGATTTCAACGATCCATGTCGCGTTCCCTCATGGTTTCCATCGACAATGCCCACGGCGTCCATCCCAATTTTATCGACCGCCACGATGGCAACAATGCCCCCATGTTGAATGCCGGGGTGGTCTTCAAGCACAACGCCAACCAGCGCTATGCCCATTCCACCATCGCCGAGGGAAGGCTCAAGGGGTTGTGCCGCTCGCTGGAGATTCCCTGGCAGGAATTTGCCATGCGCGCCGATCTGACCTGCGGCAGCACCATCGGTCCGATGCTTGCGGCGGCCTTGGGAATTCATGCCATCGATCTGGGGATTGCTTCCTGGGCCATGCACTCGATTCGCGAAACGGCGGGTTTGCAGGATGTTGCCGACCTGCGGCGCCTGCTCCGGAGGTTTTTCGCGTCGGGATGA
- a CDS encoding OsmC family protein has product MAIGLPDIHVHFTGGKKVDALFEQFTVKTDQKVKDGGEETAPAPFMMFLSSLATCAGIFVLGYCQSRGIETSGITLSQTHEFVADGPTRMRLGKIGIRIEVPQGFSEKEKAMLVRVAEQCAVKKVLEHPPEFSVETVEAIG; this is encoded by the coding sequence ATGGCTATTGGATTACCGGATATTCATGTCCATTTTACCGGAGGCAAAAAGGTCGATGCCCTTTTTGAACAGTTTACCGTGAAAACCGACCAGAAGGTCAAGGACGGCGGCGAAGAGACGGCCCCCGCCCCCTTCATGATGTTCCTCTCCTCCCTGGCCACCTGCGCCGGAATCTTCGTCCTCGGATACTGCCAAAGTCGCGGCATCGAAACCTCCGGCATCACCCTGAGCCAAACCCACGAATTCGTCGCCGATGGCCCGACAAGAATGCGTCTGGGAAAGATTGGCATCCGGATCGAGGTGCCTCAAGGATTTTCCGAAAAGGAAAAAGCGATGCTCGTTCGGGTTGCCGAACAATGCGCCGTCAAGAAGGTGTTGGAACATCCCCCCGAATTTTCCGTGGAAACCGTCGAGGCCATCGGGTAA